The following nucleotide sequence is from Triticum dicoccoides isolate Atlit2015 ecotype Zavitan chromosome 7B, WEW_v2.0, whole genome shotgun sequence.
cTGCTGCTAGCTGGATtgcagcggcggcagcagcagcaacaggagGAGTTGGCTCAACGAGCACTACTGGCACATAAAGAGAATCAGACTCGAACACCTCTGAATCAGGTGGCTCAACGAGCACTACTAGCACATAGAGGGAATCAGACTCGAACACCTCTGAATCAGGTGCCATCTTGGACATAGGCTGCGAGTCCTCGACAAACAATGGAGCAAACTGGCCGTCGGACACGACAAGGGCCTGACTAAGATCTTGCGTCcgcgtggtcatgtcctacaatcgtaGCACACATTGACAGTGAGCATAGCACACAACATACCGGACAATCCATGAAAGCAGGAGcatacatgtacatggttcatcactatcatagcaagcacatgcttcatcactaatctatgagcaggaacatacatctacaacaaacaacatgctacaaatggACTACCAATAGCTACAAATCGCAGATCTAAGCATGATtcaacacaagcacaaggttcaacttcaaactctactactaatctagcttaccacatgcttgaacatctagCCCTACCACAAATCAGACCACTAATCATATCATCTCACAGATTAGACcactaatcaaccatgcatctagaTCAAACCCTAGCTGCAGCTCAGATCTAGCTAGAAGGAACAGAGAGAAAGGGGGATTGAACTCACATAGGCCATGACTGCAGCTTGAGGACGAGGGAGGGGGGGCGTGGAAGATGAACGCCAGCTGGTGAAGGAGCTCCGACGCCGTGGACCGCCGGCCGATGAAGATGCGCCGCTTACCTGCTCGTCGGCGCCGATGCGCGTCGGCGGGAAAGCTCGAACGGAGGAAGAATGATGGCGGGAGTTGGGGCAGTGAGGGAGGGGCTAAATAGGGGTGGACTCGGCGGAAGGTGAGAGGAAATTCTCCCGCCGATTTTTCGGCGACGCGGGTAAGCTCGCGCCATCTCCCCTGCTCGCACGAGGGGAGAAGCGCGTCACCCTCCCCTGCCTCGCTCGAGCCAGGCTCGCGAGTTACTGACGATTCGTGCGTTTCACCTAGGCCTGGCCTCGACGTGCTTTAAGGCCAGGCTGGACCTAGCAACGAAACACGCCCTAAGTAATTACCCGGCTCGCCTGTGTTTTCCGCTCGAGAAAGCGACGACGGTTGAATACCTGAATGACGGACGCAAAGAAGCAAAACTGGTAGGTACTTGTCCCGAGCCGAGCCCCCACCGCACACCCATTCGGGGTTTCACTCCACCGAGCCGAGCTTGGCCGACGACCCCGCGTCTCTGTCCCACCAACCCCTCCCCCGTCCCGTTCGCCGTCCTCCATCCACGCAGCACCGGCCGCTCCCCGTGCGCCGTGCGCCACGCCGACCCAGCGAGCGAGGCCTCGTTCGCTGGACCTGGGTCTCCGCCCCGCTCCGCACCAGTCGAGTCGAGTCGAGTCGCACGCAGCCCACACCATCCACCGTACAGCGCTCACCAACCCAGCGCCGTGTTCCTAGTTCCTACCGACCGCCCCGTGCCGCCGACGCCCGGGGCCCCGTCCACCCGAACCGCACGACCGTtccaccccctcccccttccttcctcctacCCGGCTCGTCTCCTCTCGCCGTCCACCCCGCTGGCGGGCGCGCGCACCTGCGCTATATAAGCCGCTGGCGGGCAAGCTCGTCAATCCAATCACCCAACCAACCGCCTCTACAAGCGCAGCCCAGATCTCGGCTCCTTCCCTTCCTCGAACCAAGTATCAGCAATGGCGACCACGGCAGCCGACGCCACGGCCGCGGTTCCCAAGGAGCAGCAGCCCGCCAACGGTTCCGCGGCCGCCACCACCGGCGGCGAGCAGGTCACGCGCCACTCCGAGGTCGGACACAAGAGCCTGCTCCAGAGCGACGCCCTCTACCAGGTACTACTTGCGTTCCAACCGTCTCCGGCGAGCTGGCCAGATCTTGCGGCTTCTCCCGGCTTGATCTGATCCTTGCGTGCGTTTGCAGTACATCCTGGAGACGAGCGTGTACCCGCGCGAGCACGAGTGCATGAAGGAGCTCCGCGAGATCACCGCCAACCACCCATGGTATGTGTTCATCCATCTCGGCTCGCCTGGATCTGGTGTCATCGGTTCTGATCTGACGTTTTCTGGATCTTGTTTGTGCGTACAGGAACCTGATGACGACGTCGGCGGACGAGGGTCAGTTCCTCAACATGCTGCTCAAGCTCATCGGCGCCAAGAAGACCATGGAGATCGGCGTCTACACCGGCTACTCCCTGCTCGCCACCGCGCTCGCCATCCCCGACGACGGCACCGTAAGCTCCTTCTCCACTCCAGATCTACCGCTCCCAGTTTAGCAAGAAACTGAAGAAGAAATGGAAACGGGAATGCAGATCTTGGCCATGGACATCAACCGCGAGAACTACGAGCTGGGGCTGCCGTGCATCGAGAAGGCCGGCGTGGCGCACAAGATCGACTTCCGCGAGGGCCCGGCGCTGCCCGTCCTGGACGCGCTGCTGGAGGACGAGGCCAACCACGGCACCTTCGACTTCGTCTTCGTGGACGCCGACAAGGACAACTACCTCAACTACCACGAGCGCCTCATGAAGCTCGTCAAGGTCGGCGGCCTCCTCGGCTACGACAACACCCTCTGGAACGGCTCCGTCGTGCTCCCCGCCGACGCCCCCATGCGCAAGTACATCCGCTACTACCGCGACTTCGTCCTCGAGCTCAACAAGgccctcgccgccgaccagcgcgtcgAGATCTGCCAGCTCCCCGTCGGCGACGGCATCACCCTCTGCCGCCGCGCCAAGTGAACCAGAGAACCCATCTCCGCCGCTCCGCCATAGATGCCAAGAACAAGAATTAATTAATTACTCCCCATTTTGTCTTTCCTGCTCGCCTTCTGTACTCTACATCTATCTTCTGCAATTC
It contains:
- the LOC119337423 gene encoding caffeoyl-CoA O-methyltransferase 1 translates to MATTAADATAAVPKEQQPANGSAAATTGGEQVTRHSEVGHKSLLQSDALYQYILETSVYPREHECMKELREITANHPWNLMTTSADEGQFLNMLLKLIGAKKTMEIGVYTGYSLLATALAIPDDGTILAMDINRENYELGLPCIEKAGVAHKIDFREGPALPVLDALLEDEANHGTFDFVFVDADKDNYLNYHERLMKLVKVGGLLGYDNTLWNGSVVLPADAPMRKYIRYYRDFVLELNKALAADQRVEICQLPVGDGITLCRRAK